A genomic region of uncultured Paludibaculum sp. contains the following coding sequences:
- a CDS encoding carboxypeptidase regulatory-like domain-containing protein codes for MRFLITLALSASLLFAQGDAGRITGTVTDASGAVIPGAIIKIKNEKTAAVREVAVADNGSFVVSNLTPSVYTIEATSNGMAPSEYRQIAVTAGQERNLAIILSPASMQQSVTVASGDLVVIDTSSARIGANINEREVANMPLNGRQLSQLYLMVPGAQTAGGGSYDNIRFSGRANQQNAVRFDGVEASSIIDASPGNLNGESSTGFRLQASLETVQEFRVESSNYPAEFGTGTGGQISVVTKSGSNQFHGSLFEYVRNNSLDARNFFDTTKSPLRLNQFGGSLGGPIKKDKAFFFASLETLRQRAGINLLGSVPSAAARQRAVSSIAPVVNAFPVGTESTANADLDLARLNASTSLDEYSDSIRFDYALSPKYSLSARYVRDQGYLESPMDVTGSVQRTTAVPQNGMISLQQVLTSNLINETKFGFNGSKTRLNGVAPTVNGIDFSPISIDFTGSVAIPGVGGQGASAGAARLGGLVRSNSSQNGRAQPYTNYTMSFIDNLSYLKGNHTFKFGAEVRPVRLYTDRLGGTTYTFSNLNDLLANRPSNIQILGDVSAPNPLHDGIATNRFLKQAYYVFYAQDEWRLRPNLTINYGLRYEYYSVMHEDQNLYTLFQVERGDLAPAGTPWYKSSKNNWGPRLGLSWSPSRFNNKTVLRVGAGYFYGPGQTEDQVQPIDSDRITVSAPAGSLFPVNSQQIIANTNLGNLSGFSPRAYSVDYTLPEKVLSYTASIQQQLPGSTVLTVAYVGSQGRNLFLRSWTNGIVGVGMNQTTGVGNPQLQFGSRFGQLDYKTSGGTDHYDSMQTSVQRRFSQGLTIGGQWTYSHSLGNTGGSNEAQTAQNPFDFSADRGNNAFDVRHSMNATALYELPVGNGRKYLANSSKLVDLLAGGWQVGGVMNARTGLPIDVTIARNDIAYIVGSTGQVVSNPVLSGTTVLTTPVVNNPYGGAFRNNRRPDVVAGVDPFLRGSDSRYFLNPAAFAFPTPGSFGNMGRWALHGPSLAQFDMTLQKRFRLTERVNMEFRGELYNLFNKTNFANPSARLNNALGTGANQLQPGQSFTAAAAGGTFGIANSTVTKDVGLGASRQIQLSLRLNF; via the coding sequence ATGAGGTTTCTTATCACTCTGGCCCTGTCGGCCAGTCTGTTGTTCGCTCAAGGTGACGCTGGTCGCATCACGGGCACCGTGACCGACGCGTCCGGCGCTGTGATCCCAGGCGCTATCATCAAGATTAAAAATGAGAAAACCGCAGCGGTCCGCGAAGTGGCCGTCGCCGACAATGGCTCTTTCGTCGTCTCAAATCTCACCCCATCTGTCTACACGATAGAGGCTACGTCCAATGGCATGGCGCCGTCCGAGTACCGGCAAATTGCCGTCACTGCCGGGCAGGAGCGCAATTTGGCCATCATCCTGTCGCCCGCATCCATGCAACAATCCGTCACCGTGGCCAGCGGCGACTTGGTCGTGATCGACACGAGCTCGGCTCGCATCGGGGCCAATATCAACGAGCGCGAAGTGGCGAACATGCCGCTGAACGGCCGTCAACTCTCGCAACTTTACCTAATGGTACCCGGCGCGCAGACCGCCGGCGGCGGCAGTTACGACAACATCCGCTTTAGCGGCCGGGCCAACCAGCAGAACGCCGTACGATTCGACGGCGTGGAAGCATCTTCTATTATTGACGCCTCTCCGGGCAACCTGAACGGCGAGTCTTCCACTGGATTTCGTCTCCAGGCAAGCCTGGAAACGGTCCAGGAGTTTCGGGTCGAGTCTAGCAACTATCCGGCCGAGTTCGGCACCGGCACCGGCGGCCAGATCTCAGTGGTTACGAAATCGGGTTCAAACCAATTCCACGGTTCGCTTTTTGAGTACGTCCGCAACAACTCCCTGGACGCCCGCAACTTCTTTGATACGACAAAGTCCCCTCTCCGCCTGAACCAGTTTGGCGGCTCTCTTGGTGGTCCGATCAAGAAGGATAAGGCGTTCTTCTTCGCCAGCCTGGAGACTCTGCGACAGCGCGCCGGCATCAACCTGCTGGGCTCGGTGCCCAGCGCCGCGGCGCGACAGCGCGCCGTCTCTTCCATCGCTCCAGTGGTCAACGCTTTCCCGGTCGGCACCGAGTCCACCGCCAACGCGGATCTTGACTTGGCTCGCTTGAATGCGTCCACCAGTCTGGATGAGTATTCCGACAGCATCCGGTTTGACTACGCACTTAGTCCGAAGTACTCTCTCTCGGCCCGCTACGTCCGCGATCAAGGCTATCTCGAGAGCCCCATGGACGTTACGGGCAGTGTCCAGCGCACCACGGCCGTCCCCCAGAACGGGATGATCAGCTTGCAGCAGGTGCTGACCTCCAACCTCATCAACGAGACCAAGTTCGGCTTCAATGGCTCAAAGACGCGTCTCAACGGAGTTGCGCCAACGGTGAACGGGATCGATTTCTCGCCGATTTCCATCGACTTCACCGGCTCCGTGGCCATTCCGGGCGTTGGCGGCCAGGGAGCGTCGGCCGGTGCAGCCCGGCTGGGCGGCCTGGTCCGCTCGAACAGCTCCCAGAACGGCCGGGCCCAACCGTACACGAACTATACGATGTCGTTCATCGACAATCTGTCCTACCTGAAGGGCAATCACACCTTCAAGTTCGGCGCCGAGGTACGCCCGGTGCGCCTCTATACCGACCGTCTTGGCGGCACCACCTACACCTTCTCCAACCTGAACGATCTGCTGGCCAACCGGCCGAGCAACATCCAGATCCTGGGCGACGTCAGCGCGCCCAACCCGCTGCATGACGGCATCGCCACCAATCGTTTCCTGAAGCAGGCGTACTACGTTTTCTATGCCCAGGACGAGTGGCGATTGCGCCCCAACCTAACCATTAACTACGGATTGCGCTACGAATACTACTCCGTGATGCATGAGGATCAGAACCTCTACACGTTGTTCCAGGTGGAACGAGGAGACCTCGCACCGGCCGGCACACCGTGGTACAAGAGCTCGAAGAACAACTGGGGCCCCCGCCTGGGCTTGAGTTGGTCGCCCTCCCGCTTCAACAACAAAACCGTTCTGCGCGTTGGCGCTGGCTACTTCTATGGGCCGGGCCAGACCGAAGACCAGGTGCAGCCCATTGATAGTGATCGAATCACCGTCAGTGCTCCGGCCGGGTCGCTGTTCCCGGTGAACAGCCAGCAGATCATCGCCAACACCAATCTCGGCAACCTGTCGGGGTTCTCGCCGCGCGCCTATTCGGTGGATTACACCCTACCCGAAAAGGTCCTCAGCTACACGGCGTCCATCCAGCAGCAATTACCCGGAAGCACCGTGCTGACAGTGGCTTACGTGGGCAGCCAGGGCCGTAACCTGTTCCTGCGCTCCTGGACAAATGGGATCGTCGGAGTGGGGATGAACCAGACGACGGGTGTGGGCAATCCGCAGCTTCAGTTCGGCTCACGGTTTGGGCAGCTCGACTATAAGACCAGCGGTGGAACCGACCACTACGATTCGATGCAGACCTCAGTCCAGCGCCGCTTCAGCCAGGGACTAACCATTGGCGGCCAGTGGACCTACAGCCACTCGCTAGGCAACACGGGCGGCTCGAACGAAGCGCAGACCGCGCAGAACCCATTTGATTTCAGTGCGGATCGCGGCAACAACGCCTTCGACGTCCGTCACAGCATGAATGCCACGGCGCTGTACGAACTGCCCGTCGGCAATGGCCGGAAGTATCTGGCCAATTCCAGCAAATTGGTGGACCTGCTGGCCGGTGGCTGGCAGGTGGGCGGCGTGATGAACGCCCGCACCGGGCTGCCGATCGACGTAACCATCGCCAGGAACGACATCGCCTATATCGTGGGTTCCACGGGGCAGGTCGTCTCCAACCCAGTGCTGTCCGGCACCACGGTGCTGACCACCCCGGTGGTCAACAACCCGTACGGCGGCGCTTTCCGCAACAACCGCCGGCCGGATGTCGTGGCCGGAGTGGATCCGTTCCTGCGCGGCAGCGACAGCCGCTACTTCCTGAACCCAGCCGCTTTCGCCTTCCCAACGCCCGGTTCGTTCGGCAACATGGGCCGCTGGGCGCTGCACGGGCCCAGCTTGGCCCAGTTCGACATGACCTTGCAAAAGCGCTTCCGCCTCACTGAGCGGGTCAACATGGAGTTCCGGGGCGAACTCTACAACCTATTTAATAAGACCAACTTCGCCAACCCCTCGGCGCGACTGAACAACGCATTGGGCACGGGCGCCAATCAGCTTCAGCCCGGTCAGTCGTTCACCGCCGCTGCCGCGGGCGGCACGTTCGGCATCGCCAACTCAACGGTCACCAAGGATGTAGGCCTCGGTGCGAGCCGTCAGATCCAACTCTCCCTGCGTCTGAACTTCTAG
- a CDS encoding ATP synthase F0 subunit B, which produces MEQIFETLKGIIVRALPTFALVILLHWFLKKVLFQPMEKVLEERRKKTEGAVEASEATLALVNEKLAAYENSLADARAEIYKEQEAGRKRLADQQTHAVEAARVRAGERVAAVKAELALEVQKASATLAAESDRLAEEIAGMVLAGKVQ; this is translated from the coding sequence ATGGAACAGATTTTCGAAACCCTAAAAGGGATCATCGTTCGAGCCCTGCCTACGTTCGCACTCGTCATTCTTCTTCATTGGTTCCTGAAGAAGGTCCTGTTCCAGCCGATGGAAAAGGTCCTTGAGGAACGCCGAAAGAAGACCGAAGGCGCCGTGGAAGCCAGCGAAGCCACCTTGGCCCTGGTGAATGAGAAGCTGGCCGCCTACGAGAATTCCCTCGCCGACGCCCGAGCCGAGATCTACAAAGAACAGGAAGCGGGCCGTAAGCGATTGGCCGATCAGCAGACCCACGCAGTGGAAGCAGCACGGGTCAGGGCTGGCGAACGAGTCGCGGCAGTGAAAGCCGAACTGGCATTGGAAGTCCAGAAGGCGTCCGCAACGCTGGCCGCCGAATCGGACCGTTTGGCGGAAGAGATTGCCGGCATGGTTCTTGCCGGAAAGGTACAGTAG
- the atpH gene encoding ATP synthase F1 subunit delta, which yields MSTLAIANQYAKALLESVSQAGSGATSEEALSQLLQFDAVLKSSRDLHTILLSPAVAHAQKQKVLGRLAETLGMHGLVRNFLFVVTRHRRLNLLGEIRDRYQALLDETLGLVRAKVSTAAPLSQEQRMALEAALAQVTGKEMRCGYEVDDSLVGGLAVRVGSTMYDGSVRGQLDSLRRRLTSEA from the coding sequence ATGTCGACGCTCGCGATCGCCAACCAATACGCCAAAGCGCTGCTTGAATCGGTCTCACAGGCCGGAAGCGGGGCTACCTCCGAAGAGGCTCTCAGCCAACTCCTGCAGTTTGACGCGGTTCTGAAGAGCTCGCGCGATCTCCACACCATTCTGCTGTCGCCCGCCGTCGCACACGCTCAAAAGCAGAAGGTCTTGGGCCGTCTGGCCGAAACACTGGGCATGCACGGACTTGTCCGCAATTTCCTCTTTGTTGTGACGCGTCACCGGCGGCTAAATCTGCTGGGAGAGATCCGCGACCGCTACCAGGCGCTGCTGGACGAAACGTTGGGACTGGTGAGGGCTAAGGTGTCGACAGCGGCGCCGTTGAGTCAGGAACAGAGGATGGCTCTGGAAGCGGCCTTGGCCCAAGTGACGGGCAAGGAGATGCGTTGCGGCTATGAGGTGGACGACTCGCTGGTGGGCGGGCTCGCCGTGCGCGTGGGTTCAACAATGTATGACGGGTCGGTGAGGGGCCAGCTCGACAGCCTTCGCCGCCGCCTCACGAGTGAGGCCTGA
- the atpA gene encoding F0F1 ATP synthase subunit alpha yields the protein MAQIRADEIARVLREEIENYDKAVQVSETGYVVTVGDGIARIHGLDKVMAGELIEFPHGVSGIALNLDEDEVGAVLLGEAYAIREGDEVRRTGRIMSVPVGEAMIGRVVNALGQPIDDKGPIDTKEFFAIERIAPGVIDRKPVKEPLQTGLKAIDAMIPVGRGQRELIIGDRQTGKTAIALDTIINQKGKGVICIYVAIGQKRSTVAQVVKTLQDYGAMDYTIVVAATASESAALQYVAPYSGCAMGEYFRDNSGHALCIYDDLSKHAAAYREISLLLRRPPGREAFPGDVFYLHSRLLERAAKLSDKLGGGSLTALPFIETQAGDVSAYIPTNVISITDGQIFLQSDMFNSNLRPAVDVGISVSRVGGNAQIKAMKQVAGSLRLDLAQYRALAAFAQFGSDLDKASQAQLNRGRRLTEILKQGQYHPLPVEKQILIIYAGTNGWLDDMEVEWCLPFEAGLYRFVENGHADLLKDIREKAALDDNIKGRLDTVLKEFKQRFLAERKAGK from the coding sequence ATGGCTCAGATTCGTGCCGATGAAATCGCTCGCGTACTGCGCGAAGAGATCGAAAATTACGATAAAGCGGTTCAGGTCTCCGAGACCGGGTATGTAGTCACGGTCGGGGACGGCATCGCCCGTATCCACGGCCTGGACAAAGTGATGGCCGGCGAACTCATCGAGTTCCCGCACGGTGTTTCGGGCATCGCCCTGAACCTGGACGAGGACGAAGTGGGTGCCGTGCTGCTGGGCGAGGCATACGCCATCCGCGAGGGCGACGAAGTCCGCCGTACGGGCCGCATCATGTCGGTGCCCGTGGGTGAGGCGATGATCGGCCGCGTCGTGAATGCGCTGGGCCAGCCCATCGACGACAAAGGCCCCATCGACACCAAGGAATTCTTCGCGATCGAACGCATCGCCCCGGGCGTCATCGACCGCAAGCCGGTGAAAGAGCCCTTGCAGACCGGCCTGAAGGCGATCGATGCCATGATCCCCGTTGGCCGCGGCCAACGCGAGTTGATCATCGGCGACCGCCAGACGGGTAAGACAGCCATCGCCCTGGACACGATCATCAACCAGAAGGGCAAGGGCGTCATTTGTATTTACGTCGCCATTGGCCAGAAGCGGTCGACGGTCGCCCAGGTGGTGAAGACGCTGCAGGACTACGGTGCCATGGACTACACCATCGTGGTCGCCGCCACGGCGTCAGAGTCAGCCGCGCTGCAGTACGTTGCGCCCTACTCGGGTTGCGCGATGGGCGAGTACTTCCGCGACAACTCCGGCCACGCCCTCTGCATCTACGACGATCTGTCCAAGCACGCCGCGGCGTACCGCGAGATTTCTCTGTTGTTGCGCCGTCCCCCGGGTCGTGAAGCGTTCCCCGGCGACGTGTTCTATTTGCACTCGCGGTTGCTGGAGCGTGCCGCGAAGCTGAGCGACAAGCTGGGCGGCGGCTCTCTCACCGCGCTGCCGTTTATTGAAACGCAGGCAGGCGACGTGTCGGCGTACATCCCCACCAACGTCATTTCGATCACAGACGGTCAGATCTTCCTGCAGTCGGACATGTTCAACTCGAACCTACGTCCGGCCGTGGACGTCGGCATCTCTGTAAGCCGCGTGGGCGGCAACGCGCAGATCAAGGCGATGAAGCAGGTAGCCGGCTCGCTGCGTCTCGACCTGGCGCAGTATCGAGCCCTGGCTGCATTCGCCCAGTTCGGGTCCGACCTCGACAAGGCGTCGCAGGCGCAGTTGAATCGCGGTCGCCGTCTGACTGAGATCCTGAAACAGGGCCAGTATCATCCACTGCCCGTGGAGAAGCAGATCCTCATCATCTACGCCGGCACGAACGGCTGGCTGGACGATATGGAAGTGGAGTGGTGTCTGCCCTTCGAAGCCGGCCTGTACCGTTTCGTCGAGAACGGCCACGCCGACCTGTTGAAGGACATCCGGGAGAAGGCAGCCCTCGACGACAACATCAAGGGGCGGCTGGACACCGTTCTGAAAGAGTTCAAGCAGCGCTTCCTGGCCGAGCGCAAGGCCGGCAAGTAG
- the atpG gene encoding ATP synthase F1 subunit gamma, protein MPSLIDIRRRIRSVKNTQQITKAMKMVATARLRRAQERVINARPYSRMAGEILRNVAAAAAGDERVSENPLLAVREERRIQFILVTSDRGLAGGFNSNLIKAAQQFLTEHAGQHVEMELYGRKARDFFTRRPVKVSGDVTGISQSPSLADAKVLADKMIERFKNEEVDAVYLLYNEFKSVLTQKVTLKKMLPMAVQAEGTPQRDYIFEQPPAEMLGRLLPNYILLQILEAFLESAAAEHAARMTAMDAASTNANDVINKLTLYMNRVRQASITREIIEVVSGASALE, encoded by the coding sequence ATGCCCAGTTTGATCGACATACGCCGCCGGATCCGCTCGGTTAAGAACACCCAGCAGATCACGAAGGCCATGAAGATGGTGGCCACGGCTCGCCTGCGCCGGGCGCAGGAGCGCGTGATCAATGCGCGACCCTATTCACGCATGGCCGGCGAGATTCTGCGCAACGTGGCGGCCGCCGCTGCCGGCGACGAGCGGGTGAGCGAGAATCCATTACTGGCCGTTCGCGAAGAGCGGCGGATCCAGTTTATTCTCGTCACTTCGGACCGCGGCCTGGCGGGCGGCTTCAACTCCAACCTGATCAAGGCCGCACAGCAGTTTCTGACGGAACACGCGGGCCAGCACGTCGAGATGGAGCTGTACGGGCGGAAGGCCCGCGATTTCTTCACCCGGCGGCCGGTCAAAGTCAGCGGCGACGTGACGGGCATCTCCCAGTCGCCCTCCCTGGCCGACGCCAAGGTATTGGCCGACAAGATGATTGAACGCTTCAAGAACGAGGAAGTGGACGCGGTTTACCTGCTCTACAACGAGTTCAAGAGCGTCCTGACGCAGAAGGTCACGTTGAAGAAGATGCTGCCGATGGCGGTGCAGGCCGAAGGCACGCCGCAGCGGGACTACATCTTCGAGCAGCCTCCGGCCGAGATGCTGGGACGGCTGCTGCCCAACTACATTCTCCTTCAGATTCTGGAGGCATTTCTGGAATCGGCGGCGGCAGAACATGCAGCCCGCATGACGGCCATGGATGCGGCTTCCACCAACGCCAACGACGTTATCAACAAGCTGACCCTGTATATGAACCGGGTGCGGCAGGCCAGCATTACGCGCGAAATTATCGAAGTTGTCAGCGGGGCCAGCGCCCTCGAATAG
- the atpD gene encoding F0F1 ATP synthase subunit beta — protein MSTAAQQEVLGKVIQVSGPAVDLQFPEGQIPVIYTAVKITSEGFDVPEPINIMVEVMQHIGEGRVRCVALQPTDGLVRGMKAISTGAPITVPVGKQTLGRVLNVLGEPVDQQGPVNTEKRFPIHREAPMFDEQSTGLQMFETGIKVIDLLEPYLRGGKIGLFGGAGVGKTVVIMELINNIAMKHGGVSVFAGVGERTREGNDLWLEMQESGVLDPTDWTKSKVALIYGQMTEPPGARLRVGLTGLTVAEYFRDEEGQDVLLFIDNIFRFTQAGSEVSALLGRMPSAVGYQPNLATEMGELQERITSTNKGSITSVQAIYVPADDYTDPAPATTFAHLDATTQLSRDISALGIYPAVDPLTSTSRILDPLVVGDDHYSTAQRVKGVLQRYKDLQDIIAILGMDELSEEDKLSVSRARKIQRFFSQPFHVAEQFTGFKGKYVKLADTIKGFKEIVDGKHDDVPEQAFYMQGTIEDVLERSEQIKKAN, from the coding sequence ATGTCCACAGCAGCGCAACAGGAAGTTCTTGGAAAAGTAATTCAGGTATCCGGACCAGCCGTCGACCTGCAGTTCCCCGAAGGGCAGATCCCCGTCATTTATACGGCGGTGAAGATCACCAGTGAAGGGTTCGACGTGCCTGAGCCCATCAACATCATGGTGGAAGTCATGCAGCACATCGGCGAAGGCCGGGTGCGCTGCGTGGCCCTGCAACCCACGGATGGTCTGGTGCGCGGCATGAAGGCGATCTCGACGGGCGCGCCGATCACCGTTCCGGTGGGCAAGCAAACCCTGGGCCGCGTCCTGAACGTACTCGGCGAACCGGTGGACCAACAGGGTCCGGTCAACACCGAGAAGCGATTCCCCATTCACCGCGAAGCCCCGATGTTCGACGAGCAGTCGACCGGCCTGCAGATGTTCGAAACGGGCATCAAGGTCATCGATCTTCTCGAGCCTTACCTGCGCGGCGGCAAGATCGGCCTGTTCGGCGGCGCCGGTGTCGGCAAGACCGTCGTCATCATGGAGCTGATCAACAACATCGCCATGAAGCACGGCGGCGTGTCGGTGTTCGCCGGAGTGGGTGAGCGCACCCGCGAAGGCAACGACCTCTGGCTGGAAATGCAGGAATCGGGCGTACTTGACCCCACCGACTGGACGAAGTCGAAGGTGGCGTTGATCTACGGCCAGATGACCGAGCCCCCAGGGGCTCGTCTGCGTGTCGGCCTCACCGGCCTGACCGTGGCTGAGTATTTCCGCGACGAAGAGGGCCAGGACGTGCTGCTCTTCATCGACAACATCTTCCGGTTCACCCAGGCCGGTTCCGAAGTATCCGCGCTGCTGGGCCGCATGCCTTCGGCGGTGGGTTACCAGCCCAACCTGGCCACGGAAATGGGCGAATTGCAGGAACGCATCACCTCAACGAACAAGGGCTCGATCACGTCTGTGCAGGCCATCTACGTGCCGGCCGACGACTACACCGATCCGGCTCCGGCGACCACCTTCGCCCACCTCGACGCCACCACGCAGCTGTCGCGCGACATCTCGGCCCTGGGCATCTACCCGGCCGTCGATCCGCTCACCTCTACTTCCCGCATTCTCGATCCGCTGGTAGTCGGCGACGATCATTACTCCACGGCACAGCGCGTGAAGGGTGTACTGCAGCGCTACAAGGACCTGCAGGACATCATCGCGATTCTGGGCATGGACGAACTGTCGGAAGAAGACAAGCTCAGTGTCTCGCGCGCCCGCAAGATCCAGCGCTTCTTCTCGCAGCCGTTCCACGTGGCCGAGCAGTTCACCGGCTTCAAGGGCAAGTATGTGAAACTGGCTGACACCATCAAGGGCTTCAAGGAAATCGTTGACGGCAAGCATGACGACGTCCCCGAGCAGGCCTTCTACATGCAGGGCACGATCGAAGACGTGCTGGAGCGCTCCGAGCAGATCAAGAAGGCGAATTAA
- a CDS encoding F0F1 ATP synthase subunit epsilon codes for MSGLLTLEVATPERMLLKEQVKDVTVPGLDGELGILPEHAALLSELGSGPLVYELQNGQKKYISICGGYVEVLPDHVRVLAAQAENASEIDAKRAEVALQRANERLLHPTADLDVARALNAMKRAQARLAVAKQAAGK; via the coding sequence ATGTCCGGACTGCTAACCCTGGAAGTCGCGACTCCGGAACGCATGCTCCTGAAGGAGCAGGTGAAGGACGTCACGGTGCCCGGCCTCGACGGCGAATTGGGCATCCTGCCGGAACACGCCGCACTGCTTTCCGAACTGGGATCCGGCCCGCTCGTGTATGAACTGCAGAATGGGCAGAAGAAGTACATTTCCATCTGCGGTGGATATGTGGAAGTGCTGCCGGACCATGTTCGCGTGCTGGCCGCACAGGCCGAGAACGCCAGCGAGATCGACGCCAAACGCGCCGAAGTCGCCCTGCAGCGCGCCAATGAGCGCCTGCTGCATCCGACGGCCGACCTGGACGTGGCCCGTGCATTGAACGCCATGAAGCGCGCCCAGGCACGGCTGGCCGTGGCCAAACAAGCCGCCGGCAAGTAG
- a CDS encoding MTH1187 family thiamine-binding protein, with protein MHTIADICVIPLGVGTSVSREVTVCERILRESGLKTMLHAYGTNVEGEWDDVMAAIKRCHEALHAMGVPRISTNIRIGTRTDKAQTMQDKVERVERRLVEDTL; from the coding sequence ATGCATACCATAGCCGATATTTGTGTGATTCCCCTGGGCGTTGGGACGTCCGTGTCCCGCGAGGTGACCGTCTGCGAGCGGATTCTTCGAGAGTCCGGCCTCAAGACTATGTTGCACGCCTACGGCACCAACGTGGAAGGGGAGTGGGATGACGTAATGGCTGCCATTAAGCGCTGCCACGAGGCCCTGCACGCGATGGGCGTGCCGCGCATCTCCACCAACATCCGCATTGGCACTCGCACCGACAAGGCGCAAACCATGCAGGATAAAGTCGAGCGAGTGGAGCGGCGGCTGGTTGAGGATACACTCTGA
- a CDS encoding iron exporter MbfA: MARNFKDLHEREILALAIGLEEEDGRIYADFSDGLRETFPATAAMFDGIRAEESNHRARLIELFQHKFGEHIPLIRRTDVNGFVQRKPMWLVRPLGINVVRKQAEIMELETRRFYEKAAQQVSDASIRKLLGDLAEEERKHSAAAESLEEEHLAHGEREKEDAAHRRLFVLQIIQPGLAGLMDGSVSTLAPLFAAAYSTHNSWNAFLVGLAASVGAGISMGFAEALSDDGSLTGRGHPWIRGLVCGLMTTAGGIGHTLPFLIPTFHLAMTAAVAVVAVELAVISWVRHRYMDTPIVSATLQVVLGGVLVFLAGMFIGSA; encoded by the coding sequence ATGGCCCGTAATTTCAAGGATCTGCACGAGCGGGAGATCCTCGCTCTGGCCATCGGTCTGGAAGAAGAAGATGGCCGCATTTATGCCGACTTTTCCGACGGGTTGCGCGAGACCTTTCCTGCGACGGCCGCCATGTTTGACGGCATCCGGGCCGAGGAGTCGAATCACCGGGCCCGTCTGATTGAGCTTTTCCAGCACAAGTTCGGCGAGCACATTCCACTTATCCGCCGTACCGACGTGAATGGATTTGTCCAGCGGAAGCCCATGTGGCTGGTGCGGCCACTGGGCATCAATGTGGTCCGTAAACAGGCGGAGATCATGGAGTTGGAGACTCGCCGCTTCTATGAGAAGGCGGCCCAACAGGTCTCAGACGCCTCCATCCGCAAGTTGCTGGGAGACCTGGCCGAGGAGGAGCGGAAGCACTCCGCGGCGGCCGAGTCGCTGGAGGAAGAACACCTTGCTCACGGTGAACGCGAGAAGGAAGACGCCGCGCACCGCCGCTTGTTCGTGCTCCAGATCATACAGCCGGGCTTGGCCGGGCTGATGGACGGCTCGGTGTCGACGCTGGCGCCGCTCTTTGCGGCGGCCTACTCGACGCATAATAGTTGGAACGCCTTCCTGGTCGGACTCGCCGCCTCAGTCGGCGCGGGCATCTCGATGGGCTTCGCCGAAGCGCTGTCCGACGATGGTTCCCTAACTGGACGAGGTCATCCCTGGATCCGGGGACTGGTCTGCGGCTTAATGACCACGGCCGGCGGCATCGGACACACACTGCCCTTCCTGATCCCAACCTTCCACCTGGCCATGACCGCCGCCGTGGCTGTGGTCGCCGTCGAACTGGCGGTGATCAGCTGGGTACGTCACCGGTACATGGACACGCCAATCGTGTCCGCCACCCTGCAGGTAGTGCTGGGCGGCGTGCTCGTGTTTCTGGCCGGAATGTTCATCGGAAGTGCTTAG